The sequence below is a genomic window from Syntrophorhabdaceae bacterium.
TTTTTCAACATGGTGTCCATAAGTTCCCTTGTATTATTCAGTTCAAGGGATAGTTTGTTTATGTTGCCGAGGATCTGTTTTACATCGCCTTTTGGGTCATTTACGTAATGGATAATCTGTTTTACGTCAAGTAACACCGGTTTTATATCATCCTTTATCTCCTCTATTATCTCATTTATACTTTTTGCACCTTGAAAATTTATATAGCTACCTTCTGTCACCTGTTTTGCCAGAGCAGAACCGGGGATTACCTCTAAAACAGCATCGCCTATATAGCCCTCTTTAACAAGCTTTATAACAGAGTCGGTCTTTATCCATTTAATATATTTTTTATTTATCGTTATCTCTACCTTTACCTTTGCCACATCATCCAGGGAGAGATTTTTAACCTTTCCTATCTTGAATCCACTCAACTTTACTGCCTGCCCCTCATTTAGGCCTTGACCATTTTCCGATATAAAGTAAAGGGTTGTCTTTTTTGTAAATATGTCCCTCTGGATACCGATAAAAACAATAACTCCCATGATTCCCAAGATGGCTATAAGGACAAAAAGCCCTATCTTTTTGGAGAGATGCAGGAATCTTTCATCCGTCTCTTTCATGACCGCCATATCTTAAATCCTTTCTCCTCAGGAAATATATTATAATCTGCCTTTATATCTTTAAGGGACTCCAAGGTAGATGCAAGATAAACCGATGTTCTATGGGGATTCTCCCTATGAAATCCTTCGGTTGCCTCCATTAATTTCTCTGCCCTGTCCATCTTAATGCCCGTAAAAATATCATCATATACAATGAGTTCAGGCTCCATAAGAAACGACCTTATGAGGCATATTAACCTTTTATCAAAGGCAGGCAGTGTTCCAGGTAGCCTTCCCATATAATCAGATAAAAATGAAACATCCATGTAAAAATTTTTATAGAATTTTATAACCCTCTCCTCTATTGCAGCAGGCTTTATACCATTATGAAACCACAATGGCAAAGCAATATTCTCCCAGACCTTAAGATTGCTTATAACACCTCCGTTCTCCCAAATTAACGCCAACTTCTTCATGGCATTGTAATAAACATCCCTTTTCATTTTTGCCATGTCTTTATCAAACAAAGATATTTCACCCTTTTTCGGTGCCTTGATACCCATTACTAAATCTATAAATTCATTCTTTTCAGTAGCAGAATGAAAGATAATCTTATAGACCTTTCCTGATTTGATTTCAAAATATGGTATCTCAAGCATATCTCCAATTATGTCATTAAATTTTATCATATAAACGACACCACTGTAATTATACCATCAAATATAAAGACAATAAAAAGGCTCTGCATAACTGCAAATGTGGTAACCTGAGGTATCTCTGTAATAGAAGACTGCACCCTAAGGCCATGATAACATGAAACAGTAGAGATTAGAAGTCCAAATATGGCACTCTTGATAAGTGACACGCTAACTTGAAATATACTCAACACAGAAAATATCCCCTTTAATTGTTCATAGATGAGTATATCGGTAAAAAAGGATGATACAATAAGCCCTCCTGCAATGGCGCTCAACTGAAAATAAAATGCCAGCATAAACACAGAGGCAGAGATCCCCAGTATCCTGGGCATTATAAGATAGGCAAATGGGTCTATGCCCATGATATTTAAGGCATCTATTTCTCTGTTCACCTTCATGGAGCCAAGCTCTGCGGCAATGGCAGTGCAGCTTCTGGCAATGACTATTATGGCCACAAAAAGCGGCCCTAATTCCCTCACCACAGTCCAGACAAGTATCCTTCCTATTAAGACAGGGTTAAAACCAACTATATTGGATACCTGGGTAATTATAACAATACCTATTAGGATTCCCATTATAGTAACTTTTTTCAGTGCTTCTATACCTGTAAAATATATCTGTCTGTATAGGACAGCGCGGACAGGATAGACCTTAAGATAAGGGAGATATTTTAATGCCTCGATGAATAGTTTATATGAGCCCCTTGCATGTTGAAGGGAAATAAGGATATTTTTTCCGAGCTTGTATGAGACATCCAATTATTTTAGCCCTACAAAGATACACCTATTTTGTCACATTCATCTACCATTCAATACCTTTAGAACGTAAAAATTCCTGGGCATTTGTATTTCCCAGTTTTGCCGATGCCTTATAATCCATAATGGCTTCTTCTTTTTTCCCTAAATTATAAAGCGCATTTCCTCTATAATATAATATATAATCATCATTCGGGTTTAACTTTAGAACCATAGTATAATCCTTAATGGCATTTTCATAATCATTCATATTGTCATATGCTATTGCCCTGTTTAGATAAGAATACATATCATCGGGGTTTAAATCAATTGATAAGGTAAATGCCTCAGCTGCCCCTTTGTGATCCCCTGCAATACCAGAGGCATAGCCCTTCTCAAACCAATCTATGGCGCTTAAATTTTTGATAGCATTATCGAATTTTTTCATCTTTATGGCTTCAGGGACAACCTCTTTTATTATTATATCCACCTTTTCTCCTACTGTCTTGCCCTTCAATGATAATGCCTTTTCTGCCCTTTCCTTTTCAAGTTCTTTCTTCAATTTCTCTATCTCTTTCATGGCATTATCTGCCTTTTTTCTTGTTTCTTCTAACTCCTTTGTCTTTTGGTGATCTTTGCGGATATTATCCACTGATTTTGCCACCTCATCAGGATTTGCCGCTATCTTTGCCTTTAAGGCATAGGTCTTGCCATCCCATTTCTCATCTATTATTTCGGTCTTTACAATACCTGCTGTGAGGGTTGTTATCTGGTCTTTTGAAAGGTCAAAATTCTTTATCTCTGTTCTACTCTCAAGGTATGTCCCCAATTCTTCAAGGAGTAGCCTTTTTACCTGTTCGAGGGCTACGGCTCTGCTTGAAACCTTACTGTCCACCTCACTTGCCTGATATATATATTCCCTCTGAAATGTCACAAGCTCGGCGGATGTATAATTACCGGTTATAATAAGAAATAGAAACACTAAGAGATAAATTTTAAGCTGAAATAGAATCTTCTTTTGTGAATTTATTGCTTTAATCTCTATCATAATTTATTCCCTCTCAATAATCTTATGATTATGGGTCTTTTTTTATATTCTCTGCAATCTTGTTCCATAATTCTTTATCAGCCATCATTCTATCTATAATAGTGGATATAACTGCATTTAGATTCCTCTGAGCCTTTTCTTCTGAAAATGTTATATCTGTTACTGTATTGGAACTTTCATAGGTGGGAATATAAAAGATTCTTGAGCTTTTCGTATCACTTATCATTAACCTCACATTTGCCTTTGCCTCATAGGTCTTTGTGGCAATACCTTCTTTTACCACAAGGTTAATCTCATTGATATTTCCTCCTATCACAATTCTGCCCCAATCCTTTTTAATAGACTCTTCTTTGTTATCCCATTTGGGTATATCACCGGCTACTGTCAATCCTGCCCTGAAAAATGCATCTTTAATGGCACTGGCAAATGCATAAGAAGGTCTTTTATCCAGTGAGACTATTGGTATCTCTTTTTCCTTTGTATCAACAACCCTACCTACTATGTTTTTATTTTCCATATCCCTTAGGTCATTAAATTCTGTAATGGTAAAGATGACCCTATTCAAGTTGATATCAGGTCTAATTGCCTGTTTTGTTGGCTCATAATTTAAGTTCACTTTATAAACAGATACACTGGAACAATTTGTAAATAAAAAAACAACTAATGCTAATAGGATTATCGATATGTTGCCTCTATAACAAGCTCTATTTTTCAACATTCGACCTCCTTATGGAAATTAAGTCTTAATTTGAAGTTATTACAACCTTTGCTTCTTCAAGATAATTATTACCATGCATGGTAGTCTCTTTTATCAATCTTGCCCCATCATGACTTATCACTATAACATAATCCTTTGTTATATCTGAAACAGGTATTATAATGGGGTTATTACCTATGTAATCTATCTTCTTCGCCTTTTCAAGGCTGTCAGCATATCTCACCACACCGTAAGTCCTAATAATCTTTGGATTAACAGTCTTTACAGAATATACTGTAAATTGTTTGTTTCCCTCACCTGTTGTTATTACTACAGGTAAAAGCTGTTTTTCAAAAAATCTTCCTTCAAGGTCAAGGATTACACCTGTTGCAGGTTTGGATGAATCATACATAATGCCCTTTGGTTTTACCATACCTACATCTACCTTTGGGATCCCACCAGGCGCATCCGTTATTATATTGAACCTTTCAGGAGGAGCTACGGCAGGCTCATTCTTGTGGCTTATATCAAGGGCACTTATCAAGGACTTTCCTGTATTACAACCGCCCACATTATTACTCAGGCATATCTTCATCTCTACTGTGGCTATGGGGACATCATTTTCCCACCTCAACTCCCTTTTTACCACCTGTGCACCCCTTATAGTCCCTTCTATCCTGCTACTTATCACATCCTCTTTTAATATCATATTCACAACCTTTGTGTTTGAGTCGATTCTCACTTCTTTTGTTGCTTCAAGGAGAGACCTCTGAGCCATAACCTCAGCCACCCTCATGGCAGCCATCTGATCTTTTGTGCGGTTACCGCTAGGGGTGGCAGTCCCTACACCCACTGCACTGATATAACCTTCATTCCAGTTTATAATACCCGGTTTTATATCCTGAGACAACACGCCAGTTGAAAAGAAAATAAACATCCCTGCCATAAATAAAAAAATCATTAAAAATCTATATCTCATCTCTATGGCCCTCCTTAGTTTGCCAGAAAGACTATCTTTTCTGGTATTGTCCAGAAACATAAGCACCTGGGTCACAGGGGATACATTTTGCAGTATCCTTCAGTTCAAAGCCTTGGGCAGTGATATTGGCAATAGAAAGAATGCAGTTATATCCAAATTCAAAGCCGTTTGCCTTGAATGCCCCTGCACCGTTCATCATACAACGGCCTCCTTGCTTATGCACACCACCGCCTTCAAAAAAATATTTCCCATCAGGCATTAATTTTACATCAATATTTACCTCCATATTTCCGTCATTCATTGTATATTTTCCATCTTGAATCCTGGTCTGGGCAAATGCCATACCGCCAAACAATATGGTTATCATCAGCGACCATATAAAAATCTTTTTCATAGAACCTCCTACTCCTTTTAATTTATTAAGCCCCCTTTGAAAATGCAAGGGGGCTATTGTCTATCTCTTCACAAGAACGGTCAGATCATTTAATACAGGTGAGACCTCACCGGATACTATCTGAAGGGTTGTCTCTACCTGAAGGTATCTACCATCTGGGGTTATCTTCAGTTCACCACCCTTTACAATATCTTCCCATGCAGACCATGTCTTCTGGTCCTTTGAACTCCTTACCCTGACCTTTATAGATGTCCCTTGTGGCTCTGTGCCATTCCATGTGACACCTTGCCACTTTGTAGCATCAGATTTTGCATCAAAGACAACGGTCCATGTGCCGATCCTCGTGGTCATGGAACGGGCAATGATACCTGTCATATCGCTGTAGCTATAATGATTACCCCTTATCTGTTTGTCTATATCAACCTTGTTGGTGGCAGGATCAATACGTGTTATCTTGTCATAATAATTTACTGCCCACACCTTTCCATCCGCATCTACTGCAACACCAGTTGGTTCGCCTCCTACTGAGATAGTAGCCTTAACAACCCCATCATTTGATAAGCGCGTTACACTGCCATATTGATAGTTCGTGATCCAGAGGTCTCCATCATTCGTCACAGCAATTGACCTAGGATTCTTGCCAATGTCTTTCGTCCATTCAATCTGACCTGTAGCTGTATTTATTCTTGTAAGCCTTCCCCAGTTTAATCCTGCTGCAAAAAGATGGTTTGCCTTGTCGAGACCAAGACCATAAACATAATGGGGTAAATTTATCTTAGTGAAAGAACCTGTCTTTGGGTCAAGCCTCAAGACATTATTCCCCCCTGCCCCAGACGACCAAAGTATACCAAATGAATCTACCACAAGACCATAGGAGTTGTGCCCCGATGATGAAACATCTATTGTCTTAAGAATGTTACCTGTTCTACCATCTATGTAATAAAATCTTTTTGCATTATAGGTTGATGCCCATACATTGTTATTGGCATCTATAGCAACACCCCTTGGGTATGGAGAACTTGAATAAGAACCAGGGTTTTTTCCAGGAACGTAGGTAGCCTCTTTACCAGGGATTACGACCACTTCGTGAAGGACACACTCATCCTGACCCCAGTCAAGGACATTATTGCCCCCTGTAGAGGTATCTATCTTGCCGTTTCCATTCCTATCTACGCACTGCCCGTTTTCAGCAAGCCCTACCTTTACAATCGTCCCTCCCTGCCTGTTACCTACCCAACAATTACCCTGGAGGTCTACTGTGGTTCTCGAAGGGTCTCCATATACATTGGGAGGTGATACCCTATAGCGTCCAAGTTCATCGCCTGTTCTTGTATCTATCTTTGAGATAGTGCCTTCATTAGAATTGGGTATCCATATAAAAGGCAATGTGGTGGATGTCTTACTCAACTGAAGTTGATCGCGGACAGTGGTATGTTCAAGGCCTACGTAACTACCTTCGTCAAAGTCTTTATCAGTGGTATAAATCCTCCCGTATGCCCCTGTAAGGGTAGCTGCCTGGCCGGATATGACCTGAACCGATAGATTTGATTGTTTTATCCAACCTGCCACATCACTGAATTCCACATTTTGGGTGCCTGCCGGGATATTGGCAAGCATTGCCCCACTTGCCTGCCATTCACCATTGGCTACTCTCCATTTTGCACCTGCCTCTATAGCTGCTTGAGGGGTTATGGTCACTGTAAGTGAACCAGGTTGTTGTGTGTATACGCCATTTACTGTTGAGACCTGACCCGGGGTTACATTAACGGTAGATGTCCGGGGCTTTACCCAACCAGGGATATCTTTAAAATCTATTGTATGGCTACCGATTGCTATGTTCACAGATCCTATTTTTTGCCATTCACCATTATCTACCCGCCACATGCCACCGGCATTTATTGCGTCCTGCGGTGTTATTACTACTGCGATGGTTCCAAACTGTTGTGCATACACACCACTTGCAGTAACTGTCTTTCCACTTTCTATCATTATATTCTGATTTGCAGGTTTACCCCAGCCGGGGATTTCTGCAAAATCTACTACATGCTGTCCCACGCCAAGATTTGATACAGTTGCGCCGCTTGACTGCCATTCACCATTATCCACCCGCCATTTAGCACCTGCATCTATAGCAGATTGAGGTGTTATTGTCACCTGCAATAAACCAAATTGTTTTTGGTATTCCCCTGTTGTGGTGGCAGTCTTTGAATCCTCTATGACAACCTGGACATTTCCTGGTTTTCCCCATCCCGGGATATCCTTAAATTCTACGGTTTGCTGACCAACAGGAACCCCTGATAAGGTAGCACCGCTTGACTGCCAGGGGCTTGTGCCCACCTTCCATTGGGCACCTGCATTTATAGCTTCCTGTGGGATAATTGCAACAATCAAAGAACCCTGCTGTTTTGTATAGGTTCCACTTATCGATGATGTTTTGCCGTGTTCAATATTTACATTAATATTTGCAGGCTTTGCCCAACCTGTGATATCTTTGAATTCCACAGTCTGTTGACCCGCTGGGATCCCGGGCATAGTAGCACCGCTTGACTGCCAGGGGCTTGTGCCCACCTTCCATTGTGCACCTGAATCTGCTGCTTCTTTTGGCAGTATATTTACCTGAAGAGAACCTGCCTTGCCTGATATCTGAAAATTTGCACCTTTCTCAGGTGATGAGTTACCACCTGTGTCAAATGCCTGTGCCACTACCCTGTAATTACCTGCAGGAAGGGTAAAGGTCTTTGTAGTCCCCTGCCATATCTTACCAAGATTCGATAGTGTCTCTTCGCCAACCTGGCTGCCTGTTGCCTCAAGAACCTTAAATTTTATCTCCCGCAGTCCCTTGTCATCCTGGGCTTTTGTGCTAAAACTTACCGTCTCTGGGCCAAGCCTGTTAACGGTTATATCGTGTAAAAATGGCGGGGTATCGTGCCTGTCCATAACAGCAAGTAATTTATCCACTATATCGCCTGACTTTGCCGGTTGTTGTGCCTCGGGCTGAACAGCAGGTTGAGCACCAATCTGTATACCCTGTTGAATACCTATCTGGATACCAGGGCCTACTTGCTGCTGCACAACACCTGCAACTGGTTGCTGGGCAACCAAAATGGCACCAGTAGAAGGTATCTTTACTTTTCCTACGGCCTGTTCGCTCTTCTGACGGAGTTCATCCTGCACTTGAACAACATAGGATATACTATCTGTTGCCGGGGTAGAACTAAGTTTGATAAGCGCACTTACCTCACCACTATATCCATCCCTGTTTCTAATGTTGTCATATTCGTCTACCTTTATCTCTTTCTGCTCATTGCCGGCAAAAATATTTACCAGCAAGACAGGGTTAGGGGATTGCCACCTGACTGTAATCTTTACTGCATTATCA
It includes:
- a CDS encoding MlaD family protein → MAVMKETDERFLHLSKKIGLFVLIAILGIMGVIVFIGIQRDIFTKKTTLYFISENGQGLNEGQAVKLSGFKIGKVKNLSLDDVAKVKVEITINKKYIKWIKTDSVIKLVKEGYIGDAVLEVIPGSALAKQVTEGSYINFQGAKSINEIIEEIKDDIKPVLLDVKQIIHYVNDPKGDVKQILGNINKLSLELNNTRELMDTMLKNTDKNLENTIKNTDKLIGSIKETVNTTNNMLKNVETKLPHMLDRVDRSLANVEKITEDIKETTTEVPGMVNKVTDITDDTKEITGAVKKVWPISSKIKTPQEKTLKVDSYE
- a CDS encoding ATP-binding cassette domain-containing protein, with translation MIKFNDIIGDMLEIPYFEIKSGKVYKIIFHSATEKNEFIDLVMGIKAPKKGEISLFDKDMAKMKRDVYYNAMKKLALIWENGGVISNLKVWENIALPLWFHNGIKPAAIEERVIKFYKNFYMDVSFLSDYMGRLPGTLPAFDKRLICLIRSFLMEPELIVYDDIFTGIKMDRAEKLMEATEGFHRENPHRTSVYLASTLESLKDIKADYNIFPEEKGFKIWRS
- a CDS encoding ABC transporter permease; the encoded protein is MDVSYKLGKNILISLQHARGSYKLFIEALKYLPYLKVYPVRAVLYRQIYFTGIEALKKVTIMGILIGIVIITQVSNIVGFNPVLIGRILVWTVVRELGPLFVAIIVIARSCTAIAAELGSMKVNREIDALNIMGIDPFAYLIMPRILGISASVFMLAFYFQLSAIAGGLIVSSFFTDILIYEQLKGIFSVLSIFQVSVSLIKSAIFGLLISTVSCYHGLRVQSSITEIPQVTTFAVMQSLFIVFIFDGIITVVSFI
- a CDS encoding tetratricopeptide repeat protein produces the protein MIEIKAINSQKKILFQLKIYLLVFLFLIITGNYTSAELVTFQREYIYQASEVDSKVSSRAVALEQVKRLLLEELGTYLESRTEIKNFDLSKDQITTLTAGIVKTEIIDEKWDGKTYALKAKIAANPDEVAKSVDNIRKDHQKTKELEETRKKADNAMKEIEKLKKELEKERAEKALSLKGKTVGEKVDIIIKEVVPEAIKMKKFDNAIKNLSAIDWFEKGYASGIAGDHKGAAEAFTLSIDLNPDDMYSYLNRAIAYDNMNDYENAIKDYTMVLKLNPNDDYILYYRGNALYNLGKKEEAIMDYKASAKLGNTNAQEFLRSKGIEW
- a CDS encoding YajG family lipoprotein translates to MLKNRACYRGNISIILLALVVFLFTNCSSVSVYKVNLNYEPTKQAIRPDINLNRVIFTITEFNDLRDMENKNIVGRVVDTKEKEIPIVSLDKRPSYAFASAIKDAFFRAGLTVAGDIPKWDNKEESIKKDWGRIVIGGNINEINLVVKEGIATKTYEAKANVRLMISDTKSSRIFYIPTYESSNTVTDITFSEEKAQRNLNAVISTIIDRMMADKELWNKIAENIKKDP